One segment of Streptomyces sp. NBC_01463 DNA contains the following:
- a CDS encoding DUF742 domain-containing protein, with protein sequence MSADTSPTPETPGDPQSSRWYDADAGPVVRPYAMTRGRTSSASRHRLDLIAIVMPEPAADDPGRDQMLSPEHVEIVELCSDMPQSIAELAAGLDLPVGVVRVLVGDLVEDELVHVTRPVPPAELPDVNILREVINGLRAL encoded by the coding sequence ATGAGCGCCGATACCTCCCCCACTCCGGAGACCCCCGGCGACCCGCAGTCCTCGCGCTGGTACGACGCCGACGCGGGACCAGTGGTGCGCCCCTACGCGATGACCAGGGGACGCACCAGCAGTGCGTCCCGGCATCGCCTCGACCTGATCGCGATCGTCATGCCCGAACCCGCGGCGGACGACCCCGGCAGGGACCAGATGCTCTCCCCGGAACACGTGGAGATCGTCGAACTCTGCAGTGACATGCCCCAGTCGATCGCCGAGCTCGCGGCCGGTCTCGACCTCCCCGTCGGGGTGGTCCGGGTCCTGGTCGGTGACCTCGTCGAGGACGAGCTGGTGCACGTAACCCGTCCCGTTCCGCCGGCCGAGCTGCCGGACGTGAACATTCTTCGCGAGGTGATCAATGGCCTTCGGGCGCTCTAG
- a CDS encoding ATP/GTP-binding protein has translation MAFGRSSRSRRPVEPVTLKILVAGGFGVGKTTLVGAVSEIRPLRTEEMLSEAGRPVDDLDGVEAKTTTTVAMDFGRITLREDLVLYLFGTPGQDRFWFLWDELAQGALGAVVLADTRRLEDCFAAVDYFERREIPFAVAVNCFEGAGRFPAETVQAALDLDPQVPVLMCDARDRSSVRDVLVAVVEHAVARVDRLREPATT, from the coding sequence ATGGCCTTCGGGCGCTCTAGCCGCAGCAGGCGGCCCGTGGAGCCCGTTACCCTGAAAATCCTGGTGGCGGGCGGCTTCGGAGTGGGCAAGACGACCCTGGTGGGAGCGGTCAGCGAGATCAGACCGCTGCGTACGGAGGAGATGCTGAGCGAGGCAGGGCGTCCGGTGGACGACCTGGACGGGGTCGAGGCGAAGACCACGACGACGGTGGCGATGGACTTCGGGCGGATCACGCTGCGCGAGGACCTGGTGCTGTATCTCTTCGGGACCCCGGGGCAGGACCGTTTCTGGTTCCTCTGGGACGAACTCGCACAGGGTGCGCTGGGGGCGGTCGTCCTCGCGGACACCCGCCGCCTGGAGGACTGCTTCGCGGCGGTCGACTACTTCGAGCGGCGGGAGATCCCGTTCGCGGTCGCGGTCAACTGCTTCGAGGGCGCGGGCCGTTTCCCCGCCGAGACGGTGCAGGCGGCGCTGGATCTGGATCCGCAGGTGCCGGTGCTCATGTGCGACGCACGGGACCGGTCGTCCGTACGGGACGTGCTGGTGGCCGTCGTGGAACACGCGGTGGCCCGGGTGGACCGGCTCCGCGAGCCCGCCACGACGTAG
- the glpK gene encoding glycerol kinase GlpK: MTNRFVAAIDQGTTSSRCIIFDQDGAAVAVDQREHRQIFPRPGWVEHDASEIWTTVQAVVAGALDRAGLRADQLTALGITNQRETTVLWDRATGLPVHNAIVWQDTRTAALCHELGGADGQDRFRATTGLPLASYFSGPKAAWLLDHVPGLRERAERGEIAFGTMDSWLIWNLTGGTDGGVHVTDVTNASRTMLMDLETLRWDPSVLAAMNIPEAVLPEIRSSSEVYGTAVGALAGVPVASALGDQQAAVFGQACYDPGTAKNTYGTGSFLLLNTGNRPVPSKNGLITTLGYRIGDEPPVYCLEGSIAITGALVQWFRDQLGIIGSAAEIETLAESVEDNGGAYIVPAFSGLFAPYWRSDARGVITGLTGYVTKAHLARAVLEATSWQTREVVDAMYQDSGVPITTLKVDGGMTANRLLMQHQADVLGVPVIRPKISETTCLGAAYAAGLATGVWSGLDELKTHWQRDVEWQPRMEPEVREREYGNWRKAVERSLGWQDEAGGR; the protein is encoded by the coding sequence ATGACGAACAGGTTTGTCGCCGCCATCGACCAGGGCACCACCTCCAGCCGCTGCATCATCTTCGACCAGGACGGTGCCGCCGTCGCCGTCGACCAGCGCGAGCACCGGCAGATCTTCCCCCGGCCCGGCTGGGTGGAGCACGACGCCTCCGAGATCTGGACCACCGTGCAGGCCGTCGTGGCCGGCGCCCTGGACCGGGCCGGACTGCGGGCGGACCAGCTCACCGCCCTCGGCATCACCAACCAGCGCGAGACGACCGTCCTCTGGGACCGGGCCACCGGGCTCCCCGTCCACAACGCCATCGTGTGGCAGGACACCCGTACCGCCGCCCTCTGTCACGAGCTGGGCGGCGCCGACGGGCAGGACCGGTTCCGCGCCACCACCGGCCTCCCGCTGGCCAGCTACTTCTCCGGGCCCAAGGCGGCCTGGCTGCTGGACCACGTGCCCGGCCTGCGTGAACGGGCCGAGCGGGGCGAGATCGCGTTCGGCACCATGGACTCCTGGCTGATCTGGAACCTCACGGGCGGCACCGACGGCGGCGTCCACGTCACGGACGTGACCAACGCGTCGCGCACGATGCTGATGGACCTGGAGACGCTCCGGTGGGACCCGTCCGTCCTGGCGGCCATGAACATCCCGGAGGCGGTACTGCCGGAGATCAGGTCCTCGTCCGAGGTGTACGGAACGGCCGTGGGCGCGCTGGCCGGGGTGCCGGTGGCCTCCGCCCTGGGCGACCAGCAGGCCGCCGTCTTCGGGCAGGCCTGCTACGACCCGGGCACGGCCAAGAACACGTACGGCACCGGCAGTTTCCTGCTGCTCAACACCGGGAACCGTCCCGTGCCGTCCAAGAACGGGCTGATCACCACGCTGGGCTACCGGATCGGCGACGAGCCTCCCGTCTACTGCCTGGAAGGGTCGATCGCGATCACCGGGGCGCTCGTCCAGTGGTTCCGCGACCAGCTCGGGATCATCGGCAGCGCGGCGGAGATCGAGACGCTGGCGGAGAGCGTCGAGGACAACGGCGGGGCGTACATCGTGCCCGCGTTCTCCGGGCTGTTCGCCCCCTACTGGCGCTCCGACGCCCGGGGCGTGATCACCGGTCTGACCGGCTATGTCACCAAGGCGCATCTGGCCCGCGCCGTCCTGGAGGCGACCAGCTGGCAGACCCGTGAGGTCGTCGACGCGATGTACCAGGACTCCGGGGTGCCGATCACCACGCTCAAGGTGGACGGCGGCATGACCGCGAACCGTCTCCTCATGCAGCACCAGGCCGACGTGCTGGGCGTTCCGGTGATCCGGCCGAAGATCTCGGAGACCACCTGCCTGGGCGCGGCGTACGCGGCGGGGCTCGCGACCGGGGTGTGGTCGGGGCTCGACGAGCTCAAGACGCACTGGCAGCGCGATGTGGAGTGGCAGCCCCGGATGGAGCCGGAGGTCCGCGAGCGCGAGTACGGCAACTGGCGCAAGGCGGTGGAGCGGAGCCTCGGCTGGCAGGACGAGGCCGGCGGGCGGTAG
- a CDS encoding aquaporin family protein yields the protein MSNGDIFTGEVLGTAILILFGAGVCAAVTLHHSKARAAGWVVIAFGWGFGVLAGAYTAAPLSGGHLNPAVTVGIAVDTGEWDKVPVYILGQLTGAVIGAVLAWLTYYAQFRANADQETSGPTLGIFATAPEIRNPVANLATEIIATAALVLPILAFGKNAGIGIGPVAGAGAGIYGSGISVLLVSLLVVGIGLSLGGPTGYAINPARDLGPRLVHSLLPIPNKGTSDWGYAWIPVVGPIVGGLLGGLVFNAAF from the coding sequence CTCGGAACGGCCATCCTCATCCTCTTCGGCGCCGGCGTCTGTGCCGCCGTCACGCTCCACCACTCGAAGGCCAGGGCCGCCGGCTGGGTCGTCATCGCCTTCGGATGGGGCTTCGGCGTACTGGCCGGCGCCTACACCGCCGCCCCGCTGTCGGGCGGCCACCTCAATCCGGCGGTGACCGTCGGCATCGCCGTCGACACCGGCGAGTGGGACAAGGTCCCCGTCTACATCCTGGGTCAGCTGACCGGCGCGGTCATCGGCGCGGTGCTGGCCTGGCTGACGTACTACGCGCAGTTCCGCGCCAACGCCGACCAGGAGACGTCCGGGCCCACGCTCGGCATCTTCGCGACCGCGCCGGAGATCCGGAACCCGGTGGCCAACCTCGCCACCGAGATCATCGCGACGGCCGCTCTGGTGCTGCCGATCCTGGCCTTCGGGAAGAACGCGGGAATCGGGATCGGACCGGTCGCGGGGGCCGGCGCCGGTATCTACGGCTCCGGGATCTCCGTACTCCTGGTGTCCCTCCTCGTGGTGGGGATCGGCCTCTCGCTGGGCGGGCCCACCGGCTATGCCATCAATCCGGCCCGTGACCTCGGTCCCCGGCTGGTGCATTCGCTGCTTCCGATACCCAACAAGGGCACGTCCGACTGGGGTTACGCCTGGATACCCGTCGTGGGGCCGATCGTGGGCGGGCTGCTGGGCGGGCTCGTGTTCAACGCCGCGTTCTGA